The Primulina tabacum isolate GXHZ01 chromosome 1, ASM2559414v2, whole genome shotgun sequence genome contains the following window.
tccagttttcaaaaccattttcaacagaaacatcaatacaaatcaaatacagaaattcttattttcagaacatGAATCGGTATTCAGGAATAACATGTTTCAAAACAGAAATCAGAACTTAAAATTTAGAAAGTAAGCATTGAGcacgtttgtgaatttcatggctaaactgatatcagtcccctatatgttctctcatCTAAGGAGTGAGGCCAGAAATTCAGTAATCAGAATTTAGTACTCAGAAAtgtttcagaatatatattcctaccattagttcactaaatttCAGTGCTTAAAAAATCAGAGATTAGAAATCAGAAATACATATACTTTGCTTCAAAATAGAAATTATCAAActggtttcaaaatatttatacataagcccacttactgtaatttgctagaAAGTTTCGGTTGAAAGTCTGGAAACTGCttgctctcgctactggattttactgcTAGAAAAAGGTACTCTCTTAGCTtgaatttcaagtgataactcaagatttgtgtaacaccaattcagatatttgaggatgttatttataggcaaaattctgattgttagcctcccaattaatggtcataatctgccattatgtgccattaacagcctttattacacactaaatgcttcagttacaagtcataaacAGAATCAGGAgctgtctgctggaatctcgcgctactgaactcttctgctgctggattctatctgctggaaaaataccagcttctgaaatattagttgCTGCTgaaattgttagcttctgctgaaatttttgcattgctgctgaatATTGCTAGCTGATGCAAAATGCTAGTTACTGCTGGAAATTTGGGTTCTTACACTCTCCATCCTTGCACCTAAATTTCGAGCCAATCAAGGGTGTTGGATCAAGGAATGATTGGAGTCAAATAATGGTAAGATTGGGTgacaaaatgaaaagaaatcatGTGATTTTGATACCTAACGAGCAAGATTTGGCTGCCACATTAAGCTCCCTTcccttcacctataaatacccttTCACTCCTAGCATTTCTTCACACCCTAAATTCGAGATCCCTAGCTGCAAAGTTTCGAAATTTCCAGCAGCATGCCCTAGCCTAAACCTTGCTCAAAAATCGTCCAAAGTTAGCCTAGATCGTGAGCCGAAGTGCTGTCCAAACGAGGAGCAAGAAGCGATCCAATCCACGAAGCCGTGCACCACGTTTTTAGCATTCAATAACCAAGGTAAGTGAGTTTGTTTTAAAGTTAAACTTTCAGTTTATGCATATGTTCGTTTTCAAAAATTCGATCAAATACAAATTCTCCTTTTTTGTGTTGGTTGTCATATGCTTTTCGGGCACTGTGAGAATTCGGTTGTATATGGGTGAGAATCCTAATATGATATGTTTATGGCTCTTACATGGTGAGATTATAACCATTATATGGCATCGCCctcttagaggagtaaaaattagggactgatatcagtaaactatagaaagtagatgaatctcagtgtctggccaatgttatgcatgtgatacGAGTCTTGTTGTATATGAATTGTGTTTCGAAAATTTTGCATGttgttatgttgtgctcgaacggcctccacttgctgagtatttcccaaaatattcACCCCCTTACAATCTTTTTTTAGATAAACCCAATGAAGAACTCGAGGAAGTAGAGTcagaccagttttggggctggtgaaattCAAGATTCAAGATTTTACTTTAAGTTTTATTATTCAGTTGTAACGTTTCCGCATTTGATTCTGTCGTTTTTCGTGGCTTGTACAGACAATGTTATTTCTtttgaattatgatataaactggttttggtttatactgtgctatgaggctggttgttttcgattgtgtgattgttaacaACGCAGATGtcaactaaccccggtctcggaaCGTGACAACACATTTTATCGATACTCTTATGGTATCTTGATCACCAACAAAATATAGTCGCAATTATTTCAGTATTACAAGAGCACACATGATCGATGATTCCACAACACATGAACATTTCTAAGAATGTGCAAAATATGTCAGATGGTTGTCAACAagtctatatatataaattgcaCGTTGCGGAtaattgtataaaaaaaaagtctatatatataataatgtcAAACTATATCAAATGAAATATCTCGTGGTTGAGTTAAAGCTCACATGAAAGACTAAATACAACATATATTTGAGATCAAGAAAGTATATATCATTCATTATCTTTCAACAAAAACTCGAGAAAGATTACGAAATACGAGCCTATTATTGAATATATTGTGATAGCACAATATCGGCGTCTGATTCAAGCAGAATGTTCAATTCTTTGAGCCTCGGAATCTCAAAGCTTCTGCTAAAGTAGGATCTTGTATCTCCAAATGCTACCTTGAATAGCTCCAACAACCATCCCACGATAATCTCTGAGTATGCACCCAAAACCAAGGAGGATTACGAAACAAAGCTACATCAACATTACACTTAACATAAGAAGTCGGGGGAGTTTTCCGATGAACAAGCTGCTGCTGGCTGAGAAGGAATGGAGACTGAACTGTTCTATGATGCGTCGCAAGCCATTGTGAATGAATATCCATAGCAGAAGAAAACATTAAATCTGCTGGTTATCTCTTTCCATTCCATACCACATACATTATCACTGCTGCCATCTCCAAGTCTAAATGGTTCCCGAGTGTTGACAAGATTCTGCGGACCATTTGGTAATAGTATCCGCGGACCCAATATTCCTACAAATCGAAGTAAGATTCCAAACATAATTTTGGTGCAAGTCAAATTGcaattaattcaaaataaataatcaaaagaaAAACACCACGAATTGTTCCTCAGTGTTCCCCCACCATACATACATACACAGTTTTTTTATCATCTAGCTCGCTCATCCTCTAAAGTCAAtgaatgaatattttaaatctctataaataattttcttttcctcaataaatgaatattttaaatctcTAAAATGTTGacataaattttaatttctttcCTTTGAGATGAAGCAAATCTCGTTCTATACATACATTACACCACACCTGTCATTCACTCCTTATCTTAATTTAATGTAGTTTAAAAATAGGGGATGAAAAGTTGGTGAGCAGAACTCCAACTGCTTGCCATTGACTTGCATAGATCATGAGATCCTCGTTGCTGCGCATGCATTCTGTAAATGCCCTTTTCAAGATTTCTTGATTTCAATTGAAATAAGCGCAGAAAACAAAAAGTTTGAAGGTTGCGTCACACAGATATTGCTTGCGAGTGACTCTGAGAAAGGTGAagtttttatttagttttactGTTACTTTTTTGGTTCTTCTTCTTGCCTGAACATTGGTACTCTGAAGTTGATTGATATGCATTTTGTGTTGGGAGGTTATTGATGGTTTTCGGATTCTTGAAATCATGTAAAATTAGGGGTTCGGCAAGGAAAAATGGTCGCTTTTCAAATGGAAATTTGTCAAGTTCTTTTCTGACTTGATGCTCTGTATGTATTGTTATTGTATGTATCTAATAGCGTCACAATCGAAAGTAGGTAGAATGTTTGTGTGTATTAAGCAAAATGTATCTAGATCATGAATTGCGATGAGTTGACCAATCTCCAATTTCATCTTCTTCTTGAAATGCAATGCAGCATTTGCTTGTTTATGATATTTGCAGGGGTGATATATGGTGTGGTTGGGGGGAGGGGTTTATGTTATTTGGTTGGCCAAGTTTAGATTTTAACAAAACTTCAGCATaaattttttaatctttttcGAGTGAGAGGACGATACATTCCCGCCCCTGGATAAGTCCTGTTTTGATCCTTCTGATGATGGGTAAAGGGAAATaatctttttatcattttctttttcttctagTGATGATTTTCTTGTTGCCAATATGCAGCAATAAACAGAATTTGGAGGGCTATGAAGTGCTTTCAGTTCTCCTATAAAAATGAGGAGCCGAAGACTGCAAAATCTTGTACATTACCTCTGTCTTCGACTTCAATATCTACGGATCAAGATGTAATGAAATCTGGGTCGGAATGCAATTCTCAGATTATATCGGATGTGAGCAATGCATCCTCGGCTAAGATCTCATTTGCGAGCTTTTCTCAGAGGAGTAGCAATCTTAGGGTGTTTGCCTTTGCTGACCTTAAAGAAGCCACCAAGAATTTTAGCCGATCTCTGATGATTGGAGAAGGGGGATTTGGTGCCGTTTATAGGGGTGTTCTCCGGGAGACTAATGATTCGAGTAAAAGGGTCAACATTGCTGTCAAACAACTCAGCAGAAGAGGATTGCAGGCAAGCTCTTTTTGTCATACCTCATCAACATTGTGAGGCATATGCTAACGTTATTGAAACTACACATGACTCCTCTAACTACCAGGggcaaatattttcataaaatgatGACATGCAAATTAGTTGATGGCAGACCCCATCATATGATCTTGGTTGCATGGACCCATGGTCTTGAAGCTTTACAGTTACCTCATTGCATTTTTGTACAAGTCAATTATGGCTAATGAGAGAGAATATTCAAGATTATTAATCGCAATGCGAACTAATGACTTTGCACCTTCAACATGTTATTTGTGCAGGGACACAAGGAATGGGTGACTGAAGTAAACGTTCTTGGCGTTGTTGAGCATCCAAATCTTGTCAAACTCATAGGCTACTGTGCTGAGGATGATGAACGAGGAATCCAACGCCTTCTGGTTTATGAATATATGCCTAACCAGAGCGTACAAGATCGTTTATCGAGTCGATTTGAGGCCACTTTGCCATGGGAAACTAGATTGTGTATAGCCCAAGATGCTGGACGAGGCTTAGCATACCTTCACGAGGGCATGGAATTTCAGGTAATTGTATTAATATAAGTTCAGAGACATATTGTGTCATGTTACAAACCAAGATTACCAAAAAAAGTGGAAGGAAGATAACATAAATATTCTTTATGTAAGAGAACTGTGAGAATGTATCAAATTTTGAAGCTTTATCATTTACCAATGTATTCAAAAACTCAAAAGTAAATATTAGCGTTAAGAAATGGAGATAACTTATATTATTTTGACATGATGGATAATGAATATATCATTCCCTGGCCATCGAACCCGTCGAAAGTGAGATTTGAGATGGAATCTGAAATCATCTATTTTAGACTGTTAAAAATTGTATGTTCACTAAAACAAGCGCATGGATTCTGTTtgacaaattttatattttaccGAATTGTCGTTTCACTTTTGATTGGAAACGTGGCCTCTTggtatcatattcatttttgagttactttGATGCAGATTATCTTTAGAGATTTCAAGTCTTCAAATATACTATTAGATGATCGATGGAATGCAAAGCTGTCGGATTTCGGGTTGGCGAGGTTGGGTCCTGCAGATGGATTAAGCCATGTCTCGACTGCCGTATGAGATTCACATACATTCATGCATAAGATTATTTTACTTAAAAACtgccatgcatttatttaaaacatttgaAACCGGCAATCTTTCTCTGTATCAAACAGGTTGTAGGAACAGTTGGATATGCTGCTCCAGAATATATTCAAACGGGGCGACTCACATCCAAGAGTGACGTGTGGAGCTACGGAATCTTTCTTTATGAACTTATAACTGGGAGACGCCCTATGGACAGAAACCGACCCAAGAATGAGCAAAAGCTCTTGGACTGGGTGAGGCCACACCTTGTTGACCTGAAGAAATTCGAACAGATACTGGACCCCCGACTCAATGGGAAGTATGATATCAAATCCGCCCAAAAGTTGGCAGCAATTGCCAATAGGTGTCTAATCCGGCACCCCAAGAACCGGCCGCGAATGAGTGAAATTCTCGAAATGGTGAACCGGG
Protein-coding sequences here:
- the LOC142537601 gene encoding serine/threonine-protein kinase PCRK1-like; this translates as MKCFQFSYKNEEPKTAKSCTLPLSSTSISTDQDVMKSGSECNSQIISDVSNASSAKISFASFSQRSSNLRVFAFADLKEATKNFSRSLMIGEGGFGAVYRGVLRETNDSSKRVNIAVKQLSRRGLQGHKEWVTEVNVLGVVEHPNLVKLIGYCAEDDERGIQRLLVYEYMPNQSVQDRLSSRFEATLPWETRLCIAQDAGRGLAYLHEGMEFQIIFRDFKSSNILLDDRWNAKLSDFGLARLGPADGLSHVSTAVVGTVGYAAPEYIQTGRLTSKSDVWSYGIFLYELITGRRPMDRNRPKNEQKLLDWVRPHLVDLKKFEQILDPRLNGKYDIKSAQKLAAIANRCLIRHPKNRPRMSEILEMVNRVVDSTVIPVASPEVTVASSPADYVEDKSADEGLKRRFVDHIIGDNKWLEWRLWKPCLVKSN